The sequence below is a genomic window from Cytobacillus luteolus.
AACCAAGAAACACTTATCTCTTCCCAGAAAGGTTGAACAGTGATAGAGCCCTTCATTTGATCAATAGCCATTTGCCTTCTAATTTGGCTTTTAACTTCATCAAAGGAGTAACTTATCCCATCAATCGTTTCATGTAAGAGTAGGATTGCATACCCTCCCTCTACCTTTAAAGGGTTACTCCACTCATTTTCATCTAATTCTTCCAAAGCATTGAAGTACTCTTCTGGAATATATTCTGTATCTTCCGAAATATAACCTAGTAAGCCACCTTGATTTGCTGAAAATTCGTCCTGAGACTTTTCCATTGCAAGTGCTGTGAAACTTGATCCATTTTTTAATTCTTCTCGTACCTTTTCTGCTTCCTCTTCTGTTGCAACTACGATATGTGAAAGCTGAAACGTTTTAGGAATTTCATATAACTCCTTGTTTTCCTCGTAATAAGTTATCATTTCCTCTTCAGGAATGACAACATCCTTCGTTAACAATTCTTCTAAAAGCATGCTCGTTTCTATTTGTTTACGCCAATTTTCTTCATCATTAATTGTTTCATGATCAAACGTGTTATACATTGTCTTAATCATAGTAACTTCCTGTTCAATACTTTCTGAGGAGATTGATATATTATATTTTTCAGCCATTTGTTTTACCACTTCTTTATCAATCATATCCTCAAGCGTTTGTTTACCGTATCTAGTTTCTAATTCACTCAACCATTGTTGCCTTGATATTTGGATATCTCCGATTTTTGCAACATTTTCCCCAGAAGATGCATTTTCATTACTTATACTTACAACTTCTTTTACTTTTCCTTCTTGAGTAGAAACAAAATAGGCGATAGTAAAACAGTTCATGATAACAAGCCCAATAATAATTGACCATAAGTATTTAGAATTCAAGTTTCTCCCCCCTAAACTCGTCTATTTTGATTCTTCTATTAGTTCTTCTAATTGCTCTTTCGAGAAATGGTATTTTTCATTACAGAAATGACATTGTGCCTCTGCTTGTCCCTCTTCATCTATCATCGCTTGTATTTCTTCTGTACCAAGACTAATGATTGCATTTGTAATTCTATCCTTTGAGCAAGGACAAGAAAATGTAACCGGCATTTTATCAATAATCTGCACATTATCTTCACCAAGAATTTCTTCTAATAGTTGTTCAGGTGTTAGCCCTCTTTCAATAAGTTTTGAAATGGGTTCCATCTTACTAAGTCGTTCTTCAATTCTAGAAATTGTTTCATCATCTGTACCAGGTAGTAATTGAATCATAAAACCGCCTGCTGCTAAGATAGAGTTATCTGGATTCACCAATACTCCCACTCCAACAGAAGAAGGAACCTGTTCTGATGTAACTAAGTAATAAGTAAAATCTTCACCCAATTCTCCTGAAACAATAGGAACCTGTCCTGAGAAATGATCTCTCATTCCGATATCTTTTACAATGGATAACGTTCCTTCCGTTCCAACTGCTCTTGCAACATCTAACTTACCATGTGCATTCAAGTCAAAATGAGTTTGGGGATTAGTGACATATCCTCTCACTTCTCCTTTAGGATTACTATCGACAAGAATGACACCAATTGGTCCGCCACCCTCAATCTTAATCGTTATTTTTTCTTCCCCTTTTAATGCTGACCCAAGCATAACTCCCGCTGTCATTGCTCGACCAAGAGCTGCAGATGCAGTAGGCCATGTATAATGTCTACGTTGTGCTTCTCCTACTGTTTCTGTTGTTCTTAGAGCATAAGCTCTAACCTGTTTATTGTAAGATAATGCTTTTACTAAATAATCTCCCATTTGGTTGATATACCCCTTTCATTCATGTTGTTGGTCTAATGAAGAAATGTACTAGTTCAAAATCTATTTAGCCTTTTTCACTTCATTGTTTCTTTCAAAGATAAGCTGCAGACCCTTTAAGGTTAAAAATGGTTCAATATGATCTATTGCATTTGATTCCTTTGCTATAAGAGAAGCCATTCCTCCCGTAGCTATAACTTTCGGCAAAACATTCGATTGTTCCTTCATTCTATTCACAATTCCTTCAACTTGACCTACATACCCGTATAGTATCCCCGCTTGCATCGCACTAACCGTATTTTTCCCGATTATTTCATCTGGTTTTACGATTTCAATACGAGGTAGTTTCGCAGCCTTTGAATATAAAGCCTCTGTTGAAATTGCAATTCCTGGTGCGATTGCACCACCAATATATTGGTTATGTTCATTTATGTAACAATAGGTAGTAGCAGTTCCGAAATCAACTATGATTAGTGGCCCCCCAAATAAATGGATTCCCGCTACCGCATTTACTATACGGTCTGCTCCTACTTCACGTGGATTATCATATTTAATGTTTAATCCTGTCTTAATTCCAGGACCAACAATCAGTGGCTTTAAACCAAAATATTTGTTACACATCTTTTCAAGTGAAAACATAATTGGAGGTACAACCGAGGAAATAATGATTCCTTTTATATCGCTAAATTCAATATCAACGTGGTCTAACAGTGATCTTACTATCATTCCATATTCATCTTCAGTGCGATTTCTATTTGTTTCAATTCGCCAATGATAGGTCAACTCGTTCTTTTCGTATATTCCTAAAGCAATACTTGAGTTTCCTACATCTA
It includes:
- a CDS encoding peptidyl-prolyl cis-trans isomerase; its protein translation is MNSKYLWSIIIGLVIMNCFTIAYFVSTQEGKVKEVVSISNENASSGENVAKIGDIQISRQQWLSELETRYGKQTLEDMIDKEVVKQMAEKYNISISSESIEQEVTMIKTMYNTFDHETINDEENWRKQIETSMLLEELLTKDVVIPEEEMITYYEENKELYEIPKTFQLSHIVVATEEEAEKVREELKNGSSFTALAMEKSQDEFSANQGGLLGYISEDTEYIPEEYFNALEELDENEWSNPLKVEGGYAILLLHETIDGISYSFDEVKSQIRRQMAIDQMKGSITVQPFWEEISVSWFYDEKQ
- the hslO gene encoding Hsp33 family molecular chaperone HslO, with the protein product MGDYLVKALSYNKQVRAYALRTTETVGEAQRRHYTWPTASAALGRAMTAGVMLGSALKGEEKITIKIEGGGPIGVILVDSNPKGEVRGYVTNPQTHFDLNAHGKLDVARAVGTEGTLSIVKDIGMRDHFSGQVPIVSGELGEDFTYYLVTSEQVPSSVGVGVLVNPDNSILAAGGFMIQLLPGTDDETISRIEERLSKMEPISKLIERGLTPEQLLEEILGEDNVQIIDKMPVTFSCPCSKDRITNAIISLGTEEIQAMIDEEGQAEAQCHFCNEKYHFSKEQLEELIEESK
- a CDS encoding type III pantothenate kinase; this translates as MLFALDVGNSSIALGIYEKNELTYHWRIETNRNRTEDEYGMIVRSLLDHVDIEFSDIKGIIISSVVPPIMFSLEKMCNKYFGLKPLIVGPGIKTGLNIKYDNPREVGADRIVNAVAGIHLFGGPLIIVDFGTATTYCYINEHNQYIGGAIAPGIAISTEALYSKAAKLPRIEIVKPDEIIGKNTVSAMQAGILYGYVGQVEGIVNRMKEQSNVLPKVIATGGMASLIAKESNAIDHIEPFLTLKGLQLIFERNNEVKKAK